Part of the Falco cherrug isolate bFalChe1 chromosome 1, bFalChe1.pri, whole genome shotgun sequence genome, ATCTTGGGGCTTGCTCTGACATTGCTCTTCTCTGCTGATATTATTACCTTTGTCATTTAGATTAAATCTTTAATCAAGAGGACAAAAGAGACAGCGAATGTGCATCCAATGTATCATGACCTCTCTCCAAGGCGTAAACTAGGTCCTGGCGTATTGCACAAGACTGAGTCTCAAGGTCGCTTGACTGGAGAGCTGCAGGACAGACTGGGCATCGCTAAACAGGAACAGGAAGAATGGAAAAACCAGGGTGACTGGCTGACAGAGGGGGTCGTTAACACTTCCAGACCCCCAGGGGAAGAGCAGAACAGTGGACAGCAAGTAGAGAAGGTAGAAGGCAGGGACATGCTGGGAAATTCCAGCATGTCCCTCTGCCCAGATAGCATTGTGTGAAGGTGCAGATTAAGTTTCTGAGTGACCTAAGCAACATGAAATGAAGAACTAACGCTTTCTGCTCACCCTTGTGTGGCCTGAAAAGGGAACTGGCATGTGGGTCCCTAGTTCTTGGTGTTTAAGAATCGGCGTGGGATCtgagggtgctggtgctggtatCTGTCTGGGCAGTCAGCTACTACCACGTGTCAAATGTCCACATGgggcttatttttaaaaccacacTGGGAAGCCTGTCAGAGGCatgctttgttttccccagTGCTGTACCTGTGCAGGAAGTTCTGGGTATAAGATGGTGCTCTTCCTTGAGCTACACAGGGAAACATGTTTTCTAGttccccttctctttctggCTGCTTTTTACTCTTAGATTAACGTACTGGTAAGAATAAACCTTCCTGTTGCAGGAAGTGCTTGTGGGTTCCTCTTTGGATTTATTCACCTTTCTTGTTCCTCCATGTCTTTCTAGgtgttttttcctccagaatCCCCACTTCCCCCAAGGAGGACGGTCTCTGTTCCAGCCTCTCCCCCGCTCCAGCCTTCCAAAGAAGCTGCAAAGACAGTCCCTGCTAATGCTGCTCCCTCTCATGTCTCTGGCCCTGCACCTTTCCTTCCGGTCCCACCTCAGCCTTCCCATGTGCCATCTACCCCAGCCTCTAGTCTagtctcctcctcttccttcagcttGCCTCCCCAGCCTCCTTTCCAGTGGGAAACTTCTGATGATGATTATCATGAGCTTTCTGTTGTGGGCACCTCTCCTTCTGAAGGTCCTAGGCATTCCTGTTCTCCTCAGACCTGGACCCCTAGCACCAAGACAGTTGTTTCTGTTGGCTGTCAGACTGAAGATGAAGCTTTCTTCCCACAGATGCAGGCAGGCTTCTCtcttctggtttgcttttttagcCATGTTTTTCAGTCCAGCTACTGCTCCCAACTTGATAGCTCAGTAGATAGAATGTTCAGGTGAAGGCTGGTACTGAACTGCTAGGTAGGAGAGAGGAGTCATTGGCAACATCTaatcccagctgctgcctgtctgGCACTGCAGAGTACATGTCTGTGCAGTAACCtgttggggggtgtgtggttCCTGTCTGTCCTGATGATCACTTTGTGCAGCAGGGACTCGATTTCCCTCTGAGATGAAGAAGCTAACTCTGAAACACAGGCTGTAGTTGGAGTGGGGGGAGTAAAAGATGGAAAAGTCTTGATACTGGAAGGAGCAAGGACAGCTGTCCACAGGGCGAGTGGATTTTGGGGGGGAGATGACATGATCAAGAGCTGTGTTCTGCATCTCCCTGCTACAATCAGGGAAGAGCTGTAGCCCTAGGATGGTGAGAAGTCTTAATGTATGAGAGCAGTGCAGTGGTGTGCAATGTTACGTGTACGCAATGACTCTCAAGCAGTGAACAAGGAAACACCTCTGCATCTTGAACTGTTGTACTTTTCAGGTGACCTCTgcttctcccctcatctacagTGCCAATCTGATGGCTGCTCATGCACCCCTGGGCCCCCCTGCCCCTGAGAAGGCAGGacctcctttctgttttctcagcatGGTGTGCTCTTCTGGTTGATGAGtgtgctgcagatgctgctgggatCTGCTCCTAAAGCTCCCAGTGCCGTGAATGTAGATCATGTCCTGTAGTGCATGGTTTGCTGCTCATAGAGCTCCTCACTGGACTTGAGTGATGGCAGATCTCATGGGTGAAGGGTGGGAATTTGAAGAGCCTTTGCATGATGAATTTAtgtggctgctgtgctgagtgTCCCTTGTAAACAGCAGGCACTGTGTGCAGGAGGTGGGAGCAAAGCTCTTTCAGGTAGGGACTCATCTGTGGGCTCTCAAGAAGGCTTGATTTTAGAATTTGTACTTTTAGAAATTGTAGTGGGCACAGGTGGGTGTGCCTGTACTGACATTAGCTGTGGCTTGCAGGAGTATGTGGTCCCTACAGGCAAGGGTGAAGTGCTCTGTTGCTACATGTCGAATTAATCTCATCTCCTTTCTGTCCAGATGGTATTTATCCTTCATGTGTGGCATGTGTGCCTGCCCTTGCCTGGTAGCCACAAGCCCCTGGTTAAAGTGAGAGAAGATACAATTCTTTTGACATGGTGCAGGTGCAgcctttttcctgctgctgtgctgtgcaggaagCCCTGGCTTTGTCCTGGGACTCTGGCCTGGCTTGGTATGCAAAGCTCTGTTGTTTCTCTCTGTGAGAAGTCTCTTTGCAATGATGTGCTTTGGAGACAGTCACCGTAACGCTTTGGTAGCAAGTAACTGCTGTGTGGCAGAGGGTTTGTTTTAGGCTCGGGACATGGGGGTGTGAtgaggctgctctgtgctgctggactCGGAGAGGCTGGCCTGGCCGCTCGTTATGGGCTGGCTGGGAGGcgagaggaagggaaaagctgtgCCTTGGCTTCCCTTGGGAGTCATGCTGCATGCAAGGCAAGGCTGATGAGTGTCTGTATGTGTGAGTgtaaaaaagctaaaattatGGATGTCATGAGAATTTTTATGCAAACAAGTAGAAACCAGGGTTTGTCATTGAGTAAACTAGTCGACTGCAAGTacagccagctgcaggatgGGGAATAGAGCTCCTCCTGTGGCTGGAAGGGCAGGTTCTGCCAGGGCTCTGAAGCACTTCAGCGTGTCCCTGTTCTCCTGGccgggctggcagcaggctggtggGTTGTTATGAAGTGTAGATTTTATGTCCGTTTTAATCTATCCCCTTAGTAAGAGAAAACATGAGCTCCATACCAACATCTTGGGGAGGGACTTCTTTGGGTCTCTAAACCTGACAGTAGCTATAGCAGTGCGAAGTCAGCTAAAGTGCTCTGTGTTTGATTATTGTGGTTTGTCTGCAACAGGGGCTGTGTGGCCAAAGAGAACATACGCTTTGTTCTCTCGTAACACAGGGTTACGAACCTAAAAAcgtttctccccctcctctgtGAAGCCTTTCCAAGCTGTGTGTACAGTGGTAGTGTTTCAGAAACAGCCtctgagaaaagtattttagtcctcttccccccacctccatGCGTTTCCAGCGGTCTGACAATAGACGTGGCAGTCTCTGTTGCAGTCCTGTCTGCTAGGTCTCTGCTGTGGATGCACTGCCCTCTCTGTAGGTAAACAGCAGGCAACTTGAAAAGGGagttattttcttcctgcttccacTTGCTTAGCTCAGGCGTGGGATGAGAGCCACCTGATGGGGGCCGAGGAGACATGACAGAAAGATCTGCAGAAGGTGGTgcaaaaggagggagaggaaaggagataGCTCTAACTGAAGGGGAAACGAGAtgaggaagggggggaggaaTCTCTGTCACAGAGCAGAGAGTGACAACTGAGAGAGAGCAACAGCATAGGAACAGAGAGAGGTCAAGGGGAAGGGCCCCTCTGGATGGTGCCTCTGCTTTGTCAGCTGGCCAGGAACTGATGAGGTAAAGGGTGATATTTGGCAGAGGCTTAAAGAGCACTGTACTgcctgggacgtgctggtgACTGCTGCTGTATACGCAGTGGAGGAAAATCAAATCATCagttcacagctctgctgttatACATCCCAGGGTCTCTGCATGTCTCTGCATGGGCAGAATACATGTGTGTGCTTGATCTTGGCTCTCACTGGCTTCTGCAGAGAGCGTAGCTGTCTCCTAGCAATCTCCTGTCTGTCTCTGCAAAGGAGCCACTGGCGACAACAGCAGGCATTTATCTTGTGAGCGCAGCACACTCACCTTAcggtctttgttttcttttccctgcagtTCATGGCGCAGGGGAAAGCCGGGAGCAGCTCCCCTCCATCCACAGCCTCCAAGCCTGGCAGTCAGCTGGACACCATGCTGGGAAGTCTCCAGTCTGACCTGAACAAACTGGGTGTAGCTACGGTTGCCAAAGGTGTCTGTGGGGCCTGCAAGAAGCCTATCGCTGGGCAGGTGAGTTGAAGGTGCTGTCACATTGCTGAATcttgggctgcagctgggagtAATGGGGAGGGCTGTTTCGTGAGGCTGAAGAGACTGGAGATGCTGGAGAAACTGAAGTACTCTATTTATCCACTGGCTAGGTACGCTGTAAGCTCCTCCAGTGACCTCTACCCTGCCCTTGAGGGACTGCCCTCTCCTGAGATGATAGGTAATTCAGTTTTCATGCTACCCCAGTCCAGGGCTCACTTAAGTAGTAGAACTTGTCATTCTTGCTGACCTCCAGCTGGTAACTTGTCATGTGGTCTAGGGGAGAGGGAGATAGAGTTGTCCTTCATAATTTATCTTCCCAACAGGTAGTTACAGCCATGGGGAAAACCTGGCACCCTGAGCACTTCGTCTGCACCCACTGCCAGGAGGAGATTGGGTCACGTAACTTCTTTGAGCGGGATGGTCAGCCCTACTGCGAGAAGGACTATCACAACCTCTTCTCTCCTCGCTGCTACTACTGCAACGGGCCGATCCTTGATGTGAGTTCCTTGGCGGGTTTAAGGGTGCTGGCAAGGCGCTGCAGGTCTGGGTGTTTAAAAACTCCACCCATGTGTTCTGGGTGGAAGATTTTGTTTGGGGGCttatattttccctttcccctggctCTGAAAGGGAAACAACTTGGCCCAGTCAAATTCTTACACTAGTGAGAGGAGTTAGTCCTCCTTACCTTCGCTGAAGTTCCTTCAGAACCCCACATGGCTCCATCATTCCAGTAATGAGTCCTGGGCTTTTGTCTGTTGGTAGCATGTAGTAACAGGCACCAGTGCTAGTCCTGAGAGCTGGACGGGGCCCTGTATAAGGGAGGAAGCAGTGTGTTAAGATCCTTttagggtaaaaaaaaacccgTGAGCAGTGGGGAAAGCCTTAACGAGCCTGAGGCAGGGGAGAATTGCCTCAGCTCTCTGAAGGACAGTCTATTTTAATGCATGCTCTTGTCAGCACCAACATTAATGTgttcttccccccacccagcccccccTTACTCGCCTCCAAACTGAAGCCATCGTTTACGTTACTTACACTTTGTGTCTTCTTCTGAACAGAAAGTGGTGACTGCTTTGGACAGGACATGGCACCCTGAACACTTTTTCTGTGCCCAGTGTGGAGCTTTCTTTGGACCTGAAGGTATTGCTGGTTTATGCAAGGGGAGAACAATCTGCTCCCTGAACTGCAGACAAGTGTGTAAGGCAGAGCTGCTATTAGGGGACAGCCTGGAAGTGACAGGGGAAGTACTGGAGATGGAAGTTCCAAGGGCTATAGCTGTTTATGGGGGAAGCATGCTACCAGTAATCTcctccctggggagggaggaagagtgTGCACGTGTGTGCATGGGACAGGAAGGGCAGCAGAGCgaggagcagctgcctgctgcgtGTATTAGCAGGGGAAAGGATGATCCTACCCACACTAGTTACACTGCAGAGCTTAGCTGGCCAGAGGTAAAGATCAGGTGCTGATGCTCTTTGCCCCTCTTTTCCTTTGGCAGGATTTCATGAGAAGGATGGCAAAGCCTATTGCCGCAAGGACTACTTTGATATGTTTGCTCCCAAGTGTGGAGGCTGTGCCCGGGCTATCCTGGAAAATTACATCTCTGCCTTGAACACTCTGTGGCACCCTGAATGCTTTGTCTGTCGGGTAAGAAACCCAAGgtcctttgctgctgctgtacgACCCCTCTCATTTCCACCCTGCAGGCTTCTGGTCCCTTATCAGGAAAAGGCATCTGTGGGGTACTGAagggcagccagccccacaaGATAAAAACATGTCAGCAGCCAAACACCTTCTTGTTCCTCTGCCTGTTTATGTTAAACTTTCTAgctgctttgctctttctgttcccagCTGCAATTATgggcttctgcagcagctcacaGATAAAGAGAGACATTTTCTGTGACCTTTAAATAATTATAAGCTAAGCTCCTTTCTGAGCACTTGCCTCAGTGATCAGATTTTGAGGATCTTTCTCCCATGCTCCGTCTGACAATGTAAACTAATGAGACTGACCTTGTTCAGACAAACACGCAAGTCAGTGAAACAGTGGCAGGCTTGGTACAACAGGCATAATAAACAGGAATACTGCAGATTAAATGCTTGGCACTTTTTCAGAGAGCATGGCAAATATTAACTCTTACAGGCCCCGAGAGATGAGCAAAACGAGTCAGTGTTTCCTGGAGTGGGAAAGAAGGGCAGAGACCAGAACAAGCAGCAGAATCGTATGCTGCTGGTTCCTGGTGTGATGCTCAGAGCAGACGGTCAGTGTACTGTTGGGACTGCCTGTGGTTCCTGCAGTGGTGTGCAGAGAGTGGAGACATAAGATGGCAGTCCTGACTGTGTGGGGCCTGGGGAGGGCTATCCCTTTTTGTGCAGAGATTGAGACTTTTATCAAGCAATTCTGCTTTactttcctcctgctgccacacTGCCTGTGTTAGTGGGGCCAACACTGGTGTCTTCCAGGACATGAGATGTgattctcttgctgtttttgCTGAAGCCAAAGCAGGCTTTTCAGCTGTCCTGCTGACTGGGGGAGGAGACTGTTTATTGAAGAAATTGTTAGCATTTGAGAAGTCTTGAACTCGCTGCAGGCCAACTGCATTTGGCCCAGTATTGCAAGTGTTCAGCTATCCATGGCTCTGCATTCTGTTTGCCTCATGCCTGTGTACACGCTGGGTCCGGCTATGTGTGATACTCTGTGTCCTCCCTGGGGAAGAGGATGATGTTGGGGCTGAGCAAAACCAGGGTTCTGGAAATCTGGCAGCATCCTTGACTCTTTCCCACATACTGCTGCTTCAATTTCCTACTCGTAAAAGGAGGGGAGTCTTATGGGGATGGTGGGTGCTTCTGTTGCAGATTCTGAAGTGTAGCTTCCTCGGCTGCCTGACACTGAAGGAAGGGGTGAGGAGCTCTGGATGCTGATAAGCACGTAGCTGGTGTATCCTCCTTGTCTCTTCAGAATCATTAGCACCGTAGAACAAACGGTTTCTCCAAGTAGCGATGCCTGTGTGGAGATGTTTCAGGTTGGCCGATCCTGTGCAAAGTGTACCTGCATAATGGCAGCCATTCTGGAGAGATAATTTGTAAAGATTAATTGTGCCTCATTTTCTCAGCTAGAACCAGTTGCCTGTTCATCAAAATTCTGCTACATGAAAGTCTGTGTTGGTCCCTGCTTCTGCTGGATATGGTGGGAATGCTGgtgtgacatttaaaaaaaaaaacaaccacaccaAAACAAGGAAAGGTGCTGCAGTGTTTCCCTCTCAGGGGAAGGAGTGTTCTCCTTTCTCCTGGCTGTACACATCTGGTGGCTgatttataatattttctttgtagaaGTGAAAccagctgggggaaggagcacAATTAATTGTCTTGCTTGTGGCTGTATCTGTCCATCTATTAGTCTTTCCTTGGAGACTCTTGTTGATGGACAGAATTTGACTCTTGGACAACAGGACgatgctgaaaggcagcagctcatcctgcccccagcacagctAGGCTGTgccacagagcagaggaggtTTGTGGAGCTGCCCGCATCCCCAGCTTGTTATACATTCTGTCCCCTTCTGCTTTATCCTGCAGGAATGTTTCACCCCCTTCATCAATGGCAGCTTCTTTGAGCACGATGGGCAGCCCTACTGTGAGGTGCATTACCACGAGCGTCGCGGCTCACTCTGCTCCGGTTGCCAGAAGCCTATCACAGGACGCTGCATCACTGCTATGGGCAAGAAATTTCACCCCGAACACTTTGTCTGTGCCTTCTGCCTCAAGCAGCTCAACAAAGGAACCTTCAAAGAACAGAACGACAAGCCCTACTGCCAGAACTGCTTTCTCAAGCTCTTCTGTTAGAGGCATCATAGATGGGCGCTAAGCATCTTTCTGCCACCCCCTTGGCAGTTCTGTCTCTCTGAACATTACTGTGATTTAGAAACCTtaccaggcaggggaggagggtgggGTGGGCGTGGGGTGGGTGTGCTTTCTGCTGCTATGGAGAGGCAGTAGATCCCGAGATGAGACGGACCATTAAACTGGAAAAGCCCTTGCTGTGTCTCAGTAGAGAGAGGCCGAGATCCCTCAATatggtgtgtgtgtctgtgtgtgtgactTGACAGCTGAGCTTAGCTCGAGGGCTCCAACGGGGAGATTTTACCCAGCCCCCTCCTGGCAGAAGGAGTCTCTGCCTGTACGTTTGAGCCCACCCCTGAGCTCCCTGAGCAAGTCCTAACACTAGCAGACAGCACAGCCCTCTGCTTGGACACCTCTTTCTCAGGCTTTTGTCTGCATGTGTGCAGTCTGAGCAGTAGCACAGCGAGGGCACCCCGTGATCTCAGTGCCACCCTGGCTGCGCTCATGAGAGCCATGTGGCACGTATGACTTCCTGAGATCAGAGTGTCAACACAGGCAGCCAAGACCCTACAAGGGTCTCTCCAGTTCCATTACACTGTAAGGAGATgataccacttttttttttttttttttttttttttttttaaaaaggaatcaAAGTATTACtgtgtggggtgggttttttttttcctcccccttaGTTTGTTATTCCCTGCCATTTCTCAACAcactggagcaggagctggagtaAGCCCTGACCATCCTTCAGCACTGATGTGTGCTCCTGTGGGTGATGTCCTATGCCAGGCACCTCCGCCAGCACCCAGGCCTGCTCAGGGCATCTGCTCCCCTTGCCTTGCTGCTcctgggagagaggaagaggcaTCGTTCCTTCTTTAAAAGCAGGTGCAGAGAGATTAGAGCACAGCCTTTTTCATCATCCCTGTCATGAGCGAGTGTGAGGTGTGTGTGTTTATCTGGCCTGCAACTCTCCCATGTATCAGGGCCTGAAACCGTTACAAGAGCAGGGAGAAGTGGAGGGGTTtaagaagccagaaaaaaaattccaaactctatatcctttcttcttcctcttttttgctAATGAGACCTGTCAGCCCCTTGgtatttcccttttctgtgctCTTGTTAAACATGTTCTACTGAGAGATGCTAGAGCAATAACCTTTTATATTGACTGTTGCTGGTATAACAAGTCCCTTGGGTCAGGTGTGTGACACACTTGGAGTTTTACTATCAAAATGAATACTGTATCCTGTCTTTGATAAGAACTGTAGATTTCTACACTGATTTTGAATTCATATCTAATTTACTTTTATTCCTCTTATACAGAAATTGGTTTTGAAGTGATTTTAAGAAAGCAACTTTTATATCAAGCTGTGCTGTTCTAGGCAGTGTGCCAGTTGTGCTGGTTTACTGCATCTGTAACCTCAACGCTTTGTTAAGCCTAACTAacattcaatattttctttttattgcgGGTTGGGAGGGGCTGGAATCTATGGGGAAGAGAATATGacttggtggtttttgttgttgttgttgtttttttttattattttttttctccctagcACAGGCAGGTGAGCTGtgaatagctttttttttttttttttttttttccttgctcccTCTCCTTTGGGTCACCTGAAAGtgtggtttttgggggtttattgTAACCTGTAAACTGCTGTATTTGAATCACCTGCCGTTCTCCCAAAGCCCAGCTTCCAGGATGTTACAGTGAGTCTTAAtatgatgctgcagcagcagggaagagctcAGACCTTTTGTCTTTGGTTTGTCCTCTTCAGCCACCTGGACCCAGAGCAAGGCCAAGCAGGGAAGGCATTCCCTTTCTCCAGGACCAGAGCAGGGCTAAGTGGGGAAGGGgttccttttctcctgtggaAGACCTTATGACTAAGGAGAAGAAACCGGGAGAGTCAGACTGTTCCTGACTAGCTGTGTAACTTTGGGCCAGTCACTAAACTTtactgtgcctcagtttccccatctgtaaaatgggggCAGTTTAGCCTGGGTTGGTGAGGTTATTTTGAGGCTTAGTTCACGTTTCCTAAAGCACTTTTAGGTCTCTGGCTGGAGGGTGCTATGGAGGGTGAAACGACGTTGAAATGCCCGATGGCATTCTGTGGTAGCAGCTTGAAGCAGCCCAGGGAGCAGTGTTAGGAATTGCTTCTCCAGAGCACTACAGCAACATTGCCGTCAACATCTGGTTGTGCTTTTCAGCTTGGCAGCTGCAttagggggctgggggcaaccgTGTCAGAAACCAGCCTGACCTTAGGCTGGAATCTGTGGGTTACTGTCCCGTGTGACCTTGCTGCGGTGCTTCGCTGCCCTGCTTGGGTCACTGAAGCTGCTTTCCCTGTACAAATGAACCTCAGTTTGCGGTTGTGAGAGCTACAGCTGTGTCAGCTGGGCTGAGCGCTGCTCTTGGAGAGTGTGAGGCAAGAAATCTCATCTTTGAAATCTACTGGACTTGCAATTGACGTTTTGAAGCTGCATGTGTTTATCTTGCTGAAAAGGTCAGCTGGTTTTGGCCCCGCTAAGAGGACAAAAAGCTGTTGGGTCAGTAGTGCCGGAGGGGGGCAAGAAGGTGTTTCTGGCACTACTGCTTGTGGTGTGACACCTGCAAACTGTGTAATcatgtgcctcagtttccctgtctCTGGGGAGTCTTTAACCTACCTCACTGCTAGTTGAGGCTTAGCGTAGGTGACGCTTCTGGCACGCGTGGAAAACCTGGGGCGCAGGGTGCTGCGgaggggtgctggtgctgcacgGCACCGAAGGGGAGGCTCATCTGTCGTTAGTGCTTAACGGAGATGGTTAAACACTTGTCTCCTGAGCAAGATGTTGAGCGTGCCCTGGGTTTATCTGGTTTCTGACATGCTGGGGTGCTACATGGATGCTAGTCTGCCAAATAATGACTTTTGGTGGCTGCCGCCGCCACCACCGATGTCCAAAATGCCTGTTATTTGATTTCAGATGCAGTTTGAGAGTAGCAGAGTGGGCGGCCCGGGAGGGTGGcatgtggggagcaggggcagcagggtgggtggCAGCACCCCGGCTCCTGGGGCGGCTTTCATTTCCCAGGCCCTGGCTCTGTGCGCAGCTCCCCCGCAgagtgctgccctggggtgggCCTGGCACACCAAgcccgggctgggctgggggttgCTCCGCTGGGTCGACGGTTATTtgatgttttttctcccttgtaaAAATTTaactcagctttttttttttttcttccccccccatTTAAAATTGTTGCAGTTACGCTAATAAAATTTTTACCGTTAATTCGCGCGTGTGTGTTGCGGTTGTTTCTAGCCCTTAAGCTTGTgagaaaccagaaataaaacGGGTCCCCTGCGGGGGGGGCTGCGGTGGCGGGGTCCCCTCGGGGGTTGTGGGGTGTGTGCTCCTCCTCCCGCCAGGGGGCGCCtccccccgccggccgccgcctccTGAGCCGCCCGCGCCTTCCGCCGGCGCGTGGCGCGCTGCTCAATGAGAACGGCGGGCCGCCCTGATTGACAGGCGGCGGACAGCCAATGGGCTGAGCGGAGGTAACCTCGCGGCTCGCTGCGATTGGGCGCGAGTGGCACTATAAAGAGGCGTGGGCCCACCCTGCGGCCTTTCTTTCCCGGAGCCCTTGTGGAGGTGGGAGAGCGGCGCGGTGGCTCCCgggggcccgggcccgggcggCGGTGGGGGCGTACCCGGGGTCCTGGGCCTAGGACGGGGAGCGCAgagccccggggagggggcggtggAGGCGAAGGAAGGGAAGGGTGCGACCCGCCTGAGCCGCGCTTCTCCCTGGCAGGTCCCATCTCGTCTTTAAACCCGCCGGGCGATCCTTGGAGCACCGCCGCGATGCCCAGGGAAGACAGGGCTACGTGGAAGTCCAACTACTTCATGAAAATCATCGTGAgtggcggcgcggcccggcccgcgtGGGGCGCTGCCGGcagcggggcccggcccggcgcgccGGGGAGGGTGGCTTTTCTTAAAGAGATGGGGTGCGGTAGGCTCTCGGCGTGGTTA contains:
- the PXN gene encoding paxillin isoform X3, which translates into the protein MTSSSLGSNLSELDRLLLELNAVQHNPTSGFPADEASRSPSLPSMTGPHYVVPESSSSSVGGKAAPPTKEKPKRNGARGIEDVRPSVESLLDELESSVPSPVPAITVSQGEVSSPQRVTASQQQTRISASSATRELDELMASLSDFKFMAQGKAGSSSPPSTASKPGSQLDTMLGSLQSDLNKLGVATVAKGVCGACKKPIAGQVVTAMGKTWHPEHFVCTHCQEEIGSRNFFERDGQPYCEKDYHNLFSPRCYYCNGPILDKVVTALDRTWHPEHFFCAQCGAFFGPEGFHEKDGKAYCRKDYFDMFAPKCGGCARAILENYISALNTLWHPECFVCRECFTPFINGSFFEHDGQPYCEVHYHERRGSLCSGCQKPITGRCITAMGKKFHPEHFVCAFCLKQLNKGTFKEQNDKPYCQNCFLKLFC
- the PXN gene encoding paxillin isoform X2, producing the protein MDDLDALLADLESTTSHISKRPVFLTEETPYSYPTGNHTYQEIAVPPPVPPPPSNEALNGTVIDPLDQWQPNVSRYIHQQPQSQSPIYSCSAKSSSASVPRDGLSSPSPRASEEEHVYSFPNKQKSAEPSPTMTSSSLGSNLSELDRLLLELNAVQHNPTSGFPADEASRSPSLPSMTGPHYVVPESSSSSVGGKAAPPTKEKPKRNGARGIEDVRPSVESLLDELESSVPSPVPAITVSQGEVSSPQRVTASQQQTRISASSATRELDELMASLSDFKFMAQGKAGSSSPPSTASKPGSQLDTMLGSLQSDLNKLGVATVAKGVCGACKKPIAGQVVTAMGKTWHPEHFVCTHCQEEIGSRNFFERDGQPYCEKDYHNLFSPRCYYCNGPILDKVVTALDRTWHPEHFFCAQCGAFFGPEGFHEKDGKAYCRKDYFDMFAPKCGGCARAILENYISALNTLWHPECFVCRECFTPFINGSFFEHDGQPYCEVHYHERRGSLCSGCQKPITGRCITAMGKKFHPEHFVCAFCLKQLNKGTFKEQNDKPYCQNCFLKLFC